In Porphyromonas cangingivalis, a genomic segment contains:
- a CDS encoding SusC/RagA family TonB-linked outer membrane protein — MGTVLEKVAKIANATIIYNNVGLVGIDKRVTLNANNEPLHSVISKLIENQQVEVRYEEDRRIVFYPKSTETSKGRGIARFPISGKVMAGDTKEPLAGATVVILDNSQVGGNKGMQTDMDGKFNLIAKEKTSIRVSFVGFETVTIPIKGPETNMTIILNPDAMTIGEVVVTGISKRSESSFTGNYVTVKGEELKKMNPNNLLKGLQFFDPSFKIIENQNRGSDPNARPEFLMRGEQSFSRDAKKMGSMDLMLDNVSARPNTPLFVLDGFIVPISRILDLDPERVANITILKDAAATAIYGSRASNGVVVIETKVARDGALSVSYSGNFTMEMPDLTDYNMMNAKEKLQAEVTAGLYQENNVSAMNEYNRYLRNVLAGVNTYWLSQPLQTSFQQRHSISASGGTEVFRYSLNLSARIAPGVMKESDNNVKGVNFNMSYRKDKITVGADINLTESDGHNSPYGNFASYTRINPYYKPRGENGEYLQALDTHRGTGNARTIVNPLYNATVGIKNFTNNMNIANNLSIEYRLLKNLRLSEQLSYTKGIARAENFLPANHTSFVEVSDLTKKGSYQKSIGEMSSWSSNFGINWSIPLDKHLISLFGNWTLAEDRSNYVNLSATGYPDVHMDDFIFGYKMDSDPRGTEALSRSMGLISQFSYSYDNKYSFDFNLSSEASSRFGAGQRLAPFWSTGVRWNAHQESWLQGRVSNLVLRATYGITGEQNFNPYQAIEFYTFSNTMVPYKSFSNLGAVLVELNNPDLGWAKTGNFSLGLDFGFWNNRVNASLNYYNNITHNLLTQYDLAPSTGFESMTINAGELQNKGLDATLNVIVAQNIAKEFFWTISANANHNQNKIRKISDYLRKVNEEQLKSDKAPLPVFQVGNSTTTLYAVRSLGVDPITGKEVFLKRDGSKTFEWDPVDKVPVGDSSPKVSGTISSSINWKDFSCGLGLTYKYGGVVYNNTLVDKIENADLSTNLDRRAIENRWTKVGDVTRFKKFVATGDQTPASTRFIMNDNELKLSTLSVGYRMRSEKFDFLRKLNVELLTLNFTTNELFRLSTIRMERGLEYPFARSYTLSMSIMFK; from the coding sequence ATGGGTACAGTATTAGAAAAAGTCGCCAAGATTGCAAATGCGACAATCATATACAATAATGTGGGGCTTGTCGGTATAGATAAACGTGTAACTCTGAATGCAAATAACGAGCCGCTACATAGTGTCATCAGTAAACTAATTGAGAACCAACAAGTCGAAGTAAGATACGAAGAAGATAGAAGGATCGTATTCTATCCCAAGAGTACAGAGACCTCAAAGGGAAGAGGGATAGCTCGCTTCCCGATATCAGGTAAGGTGATGGCCGGTGATACAAAAGAGCCTCTCGCAGGAGCTACAGTCGTCATACTGGACAATAGTCAAGTAGGAGGCAATAAGGGGATGCAGACCGACATGGACGGTAAGTTTAATCTCATTGCAAAGGAAAAAACATCCATACGTGTATCTTTCGTGGGATTTGAAACCGTAACCATCCCAATCAAAGGCCCTGAAACAAACATGACTATCATCCTCAATCCCGATGCTATGACCATCGGCGAAGTCGTAGTCACAGGGATCAGCAAACGTAGTGAAAGTAGTTTTACAGGGAACTACGTCACTGTCAAGGGTGAAGAACTCAAGAAGATGAACCCAAACAATCTCCTGAAAGGTCTACAGTTCTTTGATCCTAGTTTCAAAATCATCGAAAACCAAAATAGAGGTTCCGACCCCAATGCTCGTCCGGAGTTTCTCATGCGTGGGGAGCAATCATTCTCTCGGGATGCCAAAAAGATGGGATCTATGGATCTTATGCTCGACAATGTTTCGGCTCGCCCGAACACTCCACTCTTCGTGTTGGATGGGTTTATCGTACCGATCTCACGTATATTGGATCTTGACCCTGAACGTGTTGCAAACATCACAATCCTAAAGGATGCTGCAGCGACAGCAATCTATGGTTCAAGAGCCTCGAATGGTGTGGTTGTCATCGAAACAAAGGTTGCACGTGATGGTGCACTCTCGGTCTCTTACAGTGGGAACTTCACCATGGAAATGCCCGATCTCACGGACTATAACATGATGAATGCAAAAGAGAAGCTTCAAGCTGAAGTCACTGCAGGTCTATATCAGGAGAATAACGTGTCAGCAATGAATGAGTACAATAGGTATCTTAGAAATGTCCTTGCCGGAGTCAACACCTACTGGTTGTCTCAGCCTCTTCAGACATCCTTTCAACAACGACACTCTATCAGTGCGAGTGGTGGGACAGAAGTCTTCAGATACAGTCTGAACCTTAGTGCAAGAATCGCCCCCGGTGTGATGAAAGAGTCTGACAACAATGTCAAGGGTGTCAACTTTAACATGAGCTATCGAAAAGACAAAATCACAGTAGGGGCGGACATCAACCTAACTGAGAGTGACGGACACAATTCTCCTTATGGCAACTTTGCATCTTACACAAGAATAAACCCTTACTACAAGCCAAGAGGAGAAAATGGCGAGTATCTCCAAGCATTGGATACTCACAGAGGCACAGGCAATGCAAGAACTATTGTCAATCCTCTGTATAACGCAACTGTGGGGATCAAAAACTTCACCAACAACATGAACATTGCGAATAACCTCAGTATAGAATACCGATTACTGAAGAATCTTCGCCTATCCGAACAACTCTCTTATACTAAAGGGATAGCACGAGCGGAAAACTTCTTGCCTGCAAATCACACATCCTTTGTCGAGGTCTCAGATCTTACAAAAAAAGGAAGCTACCAAAAAAGTATCGGAGAAATGTCGTCATGGTCAAGCAACTTCGGTATAAACTGGAGTATCCCTTTGGACAAACATTTGATTAGCCTCTTCGGTAACTGGACATTGGCAGAGGATCGTAGTAACTATGTCAACCTAAGTGCCACAGGATACCCCGATGTCCATATGGATGACTTTATATTCGGATATAAGATGGACTCTGATCCAAGAGGTACTGAAGCTCTGTCTCGTTCAATGGGGCTCATCAGCCAATTTTCATACAGCTATGACAACAAATACTCGTTTGACTTTAACCTCAGTAGCGAAGCCTCATCGCGCTTTGGGGCGGGGCAGAGATTGGCTCCATTTTGGTCTACAGGTGTAAGATGGAATGCTCATCAAGAAAGTTGGCTTCAAGGACGAGTATCTAACCTTGTTTTAAGAGCAACTTATGGAATTACCGGCGAACAAAACTTCAATCCCTACCAAGCAATAGAGTTCTATACATTCTCCAACACAATGGTACCATATAAGTCATTCTCAAACCTCGGTGCTGTGTTGGTTGAACTAAACAATCCTGATTTGGGCTGGGCTAAAACCGGAAACTTCAGCCTCGGGTTAGACTTTGGATTCTGGAACAACAGAGTCAATGCATCTCTGAACTATTACAACAACATCACTCACAACCTGTTGACACAATATGATTTGGCACCATCAACGGGGTTCGAATCCATGACAATAAATGCTGGTGAGCTACAAAACAAGGGGCTTGATGCAACTCTCAATGTAATTGTGGCACAAAACATTGCAAAGGAGTTCTTTTGGACTATATCAGCCAATGCCAACCATAACCAAAATAAGATCAGAAAGATATCTGACTATCTCAGAAAGGTAAACGAAGAGCAGCTCAAGTCTGACAAAGCTCCGCTGCCGGTCTTTCAAGTAGGGAACTCTACAACGACTCTCTATGCTGTTCGCTCCCTTGGGGTGGATCCAATAACCGGTAAAGAAGTGTTTTTGAAGAGAGATGGCTCCAAGACTTTCGAGTGGGATCCTGTAGATAAAGTACCTGTAGGAGACTCATCCCCTAAGGTAAGTGGCACAATAAGCAGTAGCATCAATTGGAAAGACTTCTCTTGCGGACTTGGTCTCACCTACAAGTATGGGGGTGTGGTTTATAATAATACTCTTGTCGACAAGATAGAAAATGCAGATCTATCTACAAATCTGGACCGCAGAGCAATAGAAAACAGATGGACAAAGGTAGGAGATGTAACACGATTCAAAAAGTTTGTCGCTACCGGAGACCAAACCCCTGCAAGTACAAGATTTATCATGAACGACAATGAATTGAAGTTGTCGACTCTCAGTGTGGGCTATCGTATGAGGAGTGAGAAGTTTGACTTCCTAAGGAAATTAAACGTAGAGTTACTTACCCTGAACTTCACAACAAATGAACTGTTCAGGTTATCAACCATTCGTATGGAGAGAGGGCTCGAGTACCCCTTCGCAAGGTCATATACACTCTCTATGTCTATAATGTTTAAGTAA